The genomic interval GTCTTCAAGAAGTGGGATTAAAACCACCTTATTTCTTCACGGCCCCCGGAATGGGCGTAACGACCGCTTTGGCTGCGGACTTGCCATAATTCGCCTTGAGGGCATTCTTCGTTTTGACCTCGGCCGCTTTTTGTCTCGCGATGGCTTTCCGTTGCGCATCTTTTCGCTTCCGGGCCTCGTCCATGTCATTCAGGGAATTCCTGAGGTCCTTTTGGTTATCCGCGCTGGTTTGGAACGGGACCTTTTGAGTTCCATCCTCAATGCTCATTCCTGGGCCCTTCGTCGGCTTATCTTGGGCCTTGCGCATGGAGGTTTCCCCCCATGTCACGACCGTGACCCCAAAGAACAACACCATCAACCACGAGCTGAACTTTTTCATGGCTTCTTTCCTCATGAAGTCCGAGATGAGCTCTTTTTCTTCTTGGCGGGCAGGGTGGCGGCGTAGTCCTTGCCCCACTTGATCCATTTGGAAAGGGCGGCCTTCCCCTTCAACCCGGCGGGGGCCACATAGATGAAGCCCACCATGGGCTTGCCGGTGAAATCCATGGGTCGGGCGTGCTTCTGGGAAACGGCCTTATTGTGCCCTTCCGGACCCACCCGGACCATCAGCTCGTCCTTCACGATCCCCACGAACATCTTGCCGTCCAACAGGAAACAGACACCGCCGAACATCTTCTTGGAGGTGACGCCCTTGGCGC from bacterium carries:
- a CDS encoding TfoX/Sxy family protein — its product is MAYDQKLEERMREILKGAKGVTSKKMFGGVCFLLDGKMFVGIVKDELMVRVGPEGHNKAVSQKHARPMDFTGKPMVGFIYVAPAGLKGKAALSKWIKWGKDYAATLPAKKKKSSSRTS